In Calothrix sp. PCC 7507, one DNA window encodes the following:
- a CDS encoding aspartate kinase, with amino-acid sequence MLIVQKFGGTSVGSVERIQAVAQRVYKTVKEGNSLVVVVSAMGKTTDGLVKLANGVSTNPNRREMDMLLSTGEQVTIALLSMALQEIGQPAISMTGAQVGIVTEAEHTRARILHIETDRLMRHLSLGKVVVVAGFQGIASTDELEITTLGRGGSDTSAVALAAALRANFCEIYTDVPGILTTDPRLVPEAQLMAEITSDEMLELASLGAKVLHPRAVEIARNYGVPLVVRSSWTDDPGTWVTSPQAPGRSLVNLEIARPVDGVEFDTDQAKVALLRVPDKPGVAARLFGEIARQKVDVDLIIQSIHEGNSNDIAFTVTTPILKRAEAVAAAIAPALRNQSNGKTNEAEVMVEQNIAKVSIAGAGMIGRPGVAAQMFATLAAAEVNIQMISTSEVKVSCVVASAECDRAVAALRKAFEIEDEEVMRQGAGSRGQGEMTSTESRGAEQKIGLSPPLLQSGSRTLLEAGAASGVGVESPSELSPLLRAPCPLASTPVRGVALDMNQARLAIRQVLDRPGTAARLFGLLARHNISVDMIIQSQRCRIVDGVPRRDIAFTVARMDGENTKNILTQVAAELGWGEVVLDNAIAKVSIVGSGMVGQPGVAAKMFEALAQHQINIQMIATSEIKISCVVPQEQGVEALQAIHSAFGLAGNEKFVVPA; translated from the coding sequence ATGCTTATAGTCCAGAAATTTGGTGGTACCTCTGTCGGTTCAGTTGAACGTATTCAAGCTGTCGCACAGCGCGTTTACAAGACTGTGAAGGAGGGAAATTCACTGGTTGTAGTGGTTTCTGCAATGGGTAAAACCACCGATGGACTGGTAAAGCTAGCCAATGGCGTTTCTACCAATCCTAACCGTCGGGAAATGGATATGCTGCTTTCGACTGGGGAGCAAGTGACGATCGCTCTCCTGAGTATGGCATTGCAGGAAATCGGACAGCCGGCAATTTCTATGACGGGCGCTCAGGTAGGAATTGTTACCGAAGCTGAACATACCCGCGCTCGGATTTTGCACATTGAAACCGATCGCTTGATGCGGCATCTTAGTCTCGGTAAGGTAGTTGTAGTGGCTGGGTTTCAAGGTATAGCCAGCACCGATGAATTAGAAATTACTACATTGGGGCGCGGCGGTTCTGACACTTCAGCGGTGGCGTTGGCGGCGGCTTTACGGGCAAATTTTTGTGAAATTTATACAGATGTGCCCGGTATTTTAACTACAGACCCACGTCTGGTTCCAGAAGCTCAACTGATGGCGGAAATCACGAGTGACGAAATGCTGGAATTGGCTAGTTTGGGAGCAAAGGTGCTACACCCACGGGCTGTGGAAATTGCCCGGAATTATGGTGTGCCCTTGGTGGTGAGGTCTAGCTGGACTGATGATCCGGGAACTTGGGTGACATCGCCGCAAGCCCCAGGGCGATCGCTTGTGAATTTAGAAATCGCTCGTCCAGTAGATGGTGTAGAATTTGACACAGACCAAGCGAAGGTTGCACTGTTGCGTGTACCCGATAAACCAGGGGTGGCAGCAAGGTTATTTGGTGAAATTGCTCGGCAAAAAGTAGACGTAGATTTAATTATCCAGTCGATTCACGAAGGTAATAGTAATGACATCGCCTTCACTGTCACCACACCAATATTAAAACGGGCAGAAGCAGTAGCTGCAGCTATCGCCCCAGCACTGAGGAATCAGTCCAACGGCAAAACCAATGAGGCTGAGGTGATGGTAGAACAGAATATTGCCAAAGTCAGTATTGCAGGGGCGGGGATGATTGGGCGTCCGGGTGTGGCGGCGCAGATGTTCGCCACCTTAGCCGCCGCAGAGGTGAACATCCAAATGATTTCTACTAGTGAAGTGAAAGTCAGTTGTGTAGTTGCATCTGCAGAATGCGATCGCGCCGTCGCCGCACTCCGGAAAGCCTTTGAGATAGAAGATGAGGAAGTAATGAGGCAGGGGGCAGGGAGCAGGGGGCAGGGGGAGATGACCTCAACCGAGAGCCGTGGAGCAGAGCAGAAAATAGGTTTGAGTCCCCCACTTCTACAAAGTGGTTCTCGTACCCTGCTCGAAGCTGGCGCAGCAAGTGGGGTTGGGGTCGAATCCCCATCTGAACTTTCTCCCCTGCTAAGAGCTCCCTGCCCCCTTGCCTCTACCCCCGTCCGTGGTGTCGCCTTAGATATGAATCAAGCGCGGCTGGCGATTCGCCAAGTGCTAGATCGTCCGGGGACAGCGGCGCGGCTATTTGGATTGTTGGCCCGTCACAATATCAGCGTTGACATGATTATTCAATCTCAGCGCTGTCGAATAGTTGATGGCGTTCCCCGACGAGATATAGCCTTTACCGTCGCCCGGATGGATGGGGAAAATACCAAGAATATACTTACGCAAGTAGCCGCAGAATTAGGATGGGGTGAAGTTGTGCTGGATAATGCGATCGCTAAGGTGAGTATCGTTGGTTCCGGGATGGTGGGGCAACCAGGTGTAGCTGCTAAGATGTTCGAGGCTTTAGCTCAACATCAAATTAATATTCAAATGATTGCTACCTCAGAAATCAAAATTAGCTGTGTAGTACCGCAAGAGCAAGGTGTAGAGGCTTTGCAAGCTATTCACAGCGCTTTTGGGCTGGCTGGTAACGAAAAATTCGTAGTTCCAGCGTAA
- a CDS encoding ATP-binding protein produces the protein MVKLSAFSDRLHGLSETRAGGFSLYSPRLLSEGDPPKRDALLRFESEPGKGTELWIEIPLRQENRPAVSKSESVM, from the coding sequence TTGGTAAAGTTATCGGCTTTCAGTGACCGCCTGCACGGACTCTCTGAAACCCGCGCAGGCGGGTTTAGTTTGTATAGCCCTAGACTTCTGTCTGAGGGCGATCCGCCAAAACGGGATGCTCTCCTGCGATTTGAATCAGAACCAGGTAAAGGTACTGAGTTGTGGATTGAGATTCCTTTACGACAGGAGAACAGACCAGCAGTATCCAAATCTGAATCAGTCATGTAA
- a CDS encoding FHA domain-containing protein: protein MQNLDTFNTVGLSLELFHVQTGTSFELPAKLSAVTIGKPNNQTPPDIDVSNLPNADVVSRTHAQIRLDGSNYFIEDWGSSNGTFLNDTKLEPLTPYQLNLGDKIDLGQGSQVTFIFQYKQHLQQNVIVKSNSTELQSQISKNSKQAAVNRNSRLIGMALMVAAIVILTANVQVGIFVRIPGILLCMAGIFVLFQRQFNHNIGWLLIALGIGVIVFTGNVFASVNLLVIVGTAALFIAGYQLFNYGNIFGYDLQSIKGLLKK from the coding sequence ATGCAAAACCTAGATACATTCAACACCGTAGGGCTGAGTTTAGAGCTATTTCATGTCCAAACGGGCACATCTTTTGAGTTACCAGCCAAGTTGTCTGCAGTTACCATTGGTAAGCCAAATAACCAAACTCCGCCTGATATTGATGTTTCCAACTTACCAAATGCTGACGTAGTTTCTCGCACTCATGCACAAATTCGCCTAGATGGCAGTAATTACTTCATTGAAGATTGGGGAAGTTCTAACGGGACATTTCTTAACGACACAAAGCTAGAACCTCTAACTCCCTATCAGCTAAATCTAGGAGATAAAATAGACTTAGGTCAAGGTAGTCAAGTAACATTTATATTTCAATATAAACAACATCTGCAACAAAATGTCATTGTGAAATCAAACTCTACAGAACTGCAGTCACAAATTTCTAAGAATAGCAAGCAAGCGGCTGTCAATCGTAACAGCAGGCTGATAGGTATGGCTTTGATGGTTGCAGCGATCGTGATTTTAACTGCCAATGTCCAAGTGGGGATTTTTGTCCGTATCCCTGGTATCTTGCTATGTATGGCGGGGATTTTCGTTCTTTTTCAGCGACAATTTAATCACAATATAGGATGGCTTTTAATCGCCTTGGGAATCGGCGTTATTGTATTTACTGGCAATGTATTCGCTTCAGTAAATCTTTTGGTGATTGTCGGTACAGCAGCTTTATTCATTGCTGGATATCAACTGTTTAATTATGGAAATATATTTGGTTATGATTTACAATCCATCAAGGGTTTATTAAAAAAGTAG